ACGCAGTCAGCATAATGATGAAACTTGTCGTCTGCTCCGTTTTGGTCGTCTGCTTGGGGCTGACTGTCTCGGCAGTGAACTTCCAGCGAACAGTCATCGCAATCGGAAGCCTCACAGTACCTGGCGAGTATCTGTTTCTGCAGGGCGGCGACAAAGCGGGGTCTCCTGTCCCCATCCTCCATAACATGACTGTAGGGAACGCACGATCTGTCTACGCGCAGACGTCTGCCGGTGATCAGTTCCTTAACTGGAAAGGGAGAGAATCCGACCAGGGTGGCTACATCGATAGCCAAGGCCGAGAGATACAGGCGATGGGAACTCCTATGATCTGGACAACAAACAATAGGTGAGGTCTTCCTCTTATTCCGTCACTTGACAAGGGACACATACCTGTTCCACACATTAGGTCTGcttacacaatgacatttagagAGCGGTCAACTGTAGCATACCCTCAGAGCataagtcgcggtggctgagcgggttaggcagcTGAACGTGTGTGTTGGCGAGTAAGTGCCTCActttgagggtgtgggttcgaatcccggacgggACTCAATCCAACAAATTAAATAGAATCAGTACTTTCCTAAGAAAGTGTAACCTCAGATATTTTCGCTGGTTTTAATTCCAACTCTATTTTCACAATGTATGACTCATGTTTCCACATCTCGGGTCAAATAGGGTGATATGGACCAGTTCTTGTTAAGGGTGTACCAGTTCATTCTTTCGGCATAGACAATTCGACGGTTCGTTTGTGGAACAACCCATACTTAAGGCATAGTACTTCACAATCAAAATTTAAATCAAGCAGAAAAGCATTCAATAGCTCAGCTCGACTGTACGTTTCCTACTCAGCAATACGTCATACGCAAATACGTCATCGGACCACACAAGTTTAAGTTACTTCGTCACACAGATGACCCGTggtcgattctccacatggtcataatgtgtgaagcccattccacTGTCCCCGCGCCGTCGTATTACTGGTCAGGACCATGGCCaagagcggcgttaaaccataatcactcacttacttaagTTACTATCTGTTTGGATGGTCACAAATTTATCGTACAAGATAACCATAGGAAATCATGCTTAAAGATATTCAAGATGCCTGGGAGTGTAATTCTGTCACTTTATTATTTGTTCATTTACACGGTATTCCTGATCTTACaatcataaaaatgaaattgcAGTAAAAAGCTCATCTGTATATATTCAATCAAAACGACCCGTTAGTTTTTTTCTCTATACGTTTTGTCTTATAAAGTTTCCACTTAACTGTCAATCTGCCTGGGTGTTTCCTGACAGTTATCTCTGATGTAAGTTGTCATAATAAGTGTTCTTGGAAAGGAGTTGTAAGAACTTGTTCCCCATCGTTTCATTTTGGTgggacggtagggtagcctagtgggtaaagcgttcgctcatcacgctgatgACCAGGGTGCTATTCCCCACAATttcccatgatattgctggaacattgtaaaggcggcgtaaaactgaactcactcactcattttatatATGAGTTCATTTTATGAATGTTTAAACTAAACGCAGAAACTACCAGGCCTCTGTTGATGCTGACGGCCATGGCTACAGTGACCTCAACTACCAAGGAGATCATCTCTGGATTGCGGACATCTACATGGACTGCGACAAAACTAGCAACGGCTGGTTTGACTTCAAGGTACTGTCCCAGTCCGGAGGTACACTTACTAGTGTCAAATAGAAACTAACAATCCATTAACAGTTAACGTGTTATCTCGCCAGGCCTCATACTCTGCTCCTCACTAATACCGTACGGTTCTGCGGTTGTTTGCTGTTTTTAGACGAACACACCAATtgcccagctatatgacggcggcctGTACGTATTCCAGTTTGGATCAGACACGCCGGTGATTAACATCCTGGGCATCGATCTCGCAAATAGGATAcgcgtcaaccaaatcagcgaacctgaccacccgtaCCCGTTAGTCGTCTCAGCGTTGGTTGCTGAATATCAGTTCTAACTCAGATTTTCGAAGATTGTCAGTTTATGCAC
The window above is part of the Haliotis asinina isolate JCU_RB_2024 chromosome 1, JCU_Hal_asi_v2, whole genome shotgun sequence genome. Proteins encoded here:
- the LOC137268013 gene encoding alpha-amylase-like: MMKLVVCSVLVVCLGLTVSAVNFQRTVIAIGSLTVPGEYLFLQGGDKAGSPVPILHNMTVGNARSVYAQTSAGDQFLNWKGRESDQGGYIDSQGREIQAMGTPMIWTTNNRNYQASVDADGHGYSDLNYQGDHLWIADIYMDCDKTSNGWFDFKAYMMDLREGKKDIGWEDHFINQEFCIVDGSMWGTQSNLQWDPRNHHGRCGAYNFVIWSRNICFANQLSHHMMAFEDEWTEDAEPTTQ